The following DNA comes from Musa acuminata AAA Group cultivar baxijiao chromosome BXJ1-4, Cavendish_Baxijiao_AAA, whole genome shotgun sequence.
TTCCGCTTCTTCCACCGGCTAGGACTCAGCAGCGGTCTATGGGTCAACGCCTCCCTGAGCACCCAAATAAGGTCGTTCGAGAAGATGATGCCTTCTCTCTGCAACTCTTCTCAAGGTGCCAACtgattcatctctctctctctctctctctctctccctaccatcttcatccttcttcttcttcttcttcttcttcttcttatcggAACATGTGAGACGATGGACGCTTGCAGAATGCAAGGAGTACTTGACCAAATCCCTCTTCGTGGTCGGAGAGTTTGGTGGGAACGACTATAACACTCCCATCTTTGCCGGCAGGAGCTTGAAACAAGTCTATACTTTCGTGCCCAAAGTCATCCACGCAATCCATTCCGGTGTTGAGGTACTCGATCGCACATCACAAACCTGTATCTGCTGTTACCGCTCATCGTCGTTGTTCATGGCAACAATGTGCAGAGGTTGATCGGCCATGGGGCGACTGAGATCGTGGTGCCGGGAATGCTACCGATCGGGTGCTTCCCCATGTTCTTAACATTGTACAGTACATCGAACACAAACGATTACACCGACATCGGATGCTTGAACAAGTTCAATGACTTGACATCCTACCACAACTCTTTGCTGCGCCGGCGACTGCGCGGGCTGCAGCGGAGGTACTCATGGACGAGGATCAGATACGCCGACTTCTTCGACCCCACGATTCAGTTCATTACCAGTCCGACACAGTACGGTGAGTTCTTCGTCTCCATTGGCGACCGCCATCACAGCAAGCTAAAGATCTGCGAAATGTTGCAGGATTCAGTGATGGCGGAGCTCTAAAGGCGTGCTGCGGGGCAGGTGGGAGAGGAGACTATAATGTGAATCTGGAGGCCAAGTGTGCCGAGCCAGGCTCGGATGTGTGCTCAGATCCATCGATGTATGTGAGCTGGGATGGGATTCACTTGACTGAAGCGGCTTATCGCCTCATAGCCAATGGTTGGCTCAAAGGTCCCTATGCAAATCCACCAATCCTGCAACAAAACTAGATCTACTGTGGTGCATGTTATTGGCCACAGTTCCACCACCAAATCCAAGTCAATAGCTTAGCTTTTGGATCCATGTGTTCTTTCGATGTCTGTGTATCATCCATTCAATGGTTACTAATAAGTGTGTTCTTTTGCATTCTTATAGCTTAAATCCAAATGGATAATAGTTAAGACTTGACATTCTCGTCAAAATCGAGTCATAAATTGATGAGATTGAACCGATGATTCAATATATTTCAGTCCAAAATAATGTTGTTAGATCATCCAACTCGATAAACTAACTAATAAACATGATGTACTGTATTATAGCATAAGACCTCACTAATAACCATCGAGAGCTGCATTAGAGAACAGCACTGAGACTTGGTTTGATCTGTCTCGGTCGCTATTTATGTATGGCACACAAGCAAGGCAGTAGCAGGAAGCTGATGCATTTTCCTGAGTCATGGCACCTGTAACAGAGGTGATTGCTGAAGCAACAAGGAATGAACCTTTTGTGCTTTGCCAGAATGCAAATAGGCATACAGAAACAATGCAGCAACACGATTTTGCTAAAGAACTATCAACACATTTCATAATGAAACCATGTATAATGAGAATTTACACAAGAATGCATCTAAAAATATTCACTCATATGGACAAAATTTAGCAGCGCAGGTAGTTGCTAATAAAAAtggatgtttttttttcttggtgAATAGATATGGCCATCAAGTTTCCTCTAGCGATCATTGACTACGGTAGACGACAATCTTCTGGCACGACGTGGAAAGAAATGACTGTTTAATCTATAGGAGTTCCCATTCAGACTCCAAGTCACGATTAGAACCCTTATCAGAATCTGATGATGAGCGGACTCCTCGTGCACGTTGCTTTTGGGCATTGAGATCACGGCAGGAGGTACCAGCCTTCTTGTAATGGCTCAACAttcgtaattttgaaataaataagGCAACGACTTTTTTCTGTGAAAGACAAAACATCAGTTACTGAGTGCAACAACAAAAACTTCTCTAAATACTAAAGTTCAGATTTCCAATATTAGAATACGGCAAGAAGGCTCGGTGCAATTTATTTGACCGACTGTCCACAAAGTCCCACCGTGTCCATAAAGGATCTGTTCTGATGTGAAGGTGGTAAACGGTGTTTAGGTCACATTCAAGGTAATAAATTTAACCATATGTTACATTCATCCTTGTGTCTCATTCAGTCACATATTTGTCAGCACTTGGTATAGAAACATAGATATTTGAAGAAAAGAGATCAACCAGGGCAACAGGCAGCCAAGTAATCAGTAGCTGTAAGTTGGAGATGCATGACATTAGCTACAGGGATTACACAGACCTACAAACATCTTTGGAAGAATATCAACTGGGAAATGCAAGACCTTACCTACAATGGTTTTACAGCCCTGAGTAATCCAATACCACAATCAAAATGTGAGGCCAACATATGCTGGTCATGACATAAAACCAAGAAACAAAAACTGGGTTTCGCTGTTAGACTATTCAAACAAGAAAATGGATTTGGTGATTAACTAGTTCCATGATGTTTCATGCAACAGTTTAAACATATAGCCAAGAGAAGGTAAAAATAGATTGTTGTCTATGCAAGCATCTAATTACCTTGCATGACATCTTCCTCGGTTCATGATACGAGGCCAAAACAaggtcatagtcttcatcatcatcCTCCCAGCTATCATGAAGATCTACATCCTGGAAGTCTTCAGATTTCAGATCAAGAACATGCATGTTGTTCCACATGTCTTCCCTGTGGGAGCTCTCTGAAACCCCTGAGAAAAAGCACGATAAGGTAATGCAAATGCCAAATGGTTGGCAAAAGCAACAATTTCAGTTTTGTTGCCATGCAACTTCACCTCCAGAAAAGGGAACAACATAACAAAGAACATTTAATTGTTCACACAGAAACAAATTTGGGTACTCTAGCATTTAATAACATTCAGAGGGATTGATGGCTTTCTCAAACCTTTATTTTGGTTCACAGTCCTTCCAGTATCAATTTTCATGAGACAAGACTACAACCGAGAGTTGACAAGGCAACCACAGCCAGGACCTCACCAGAGACCACCATGATGGAGAGACACTCCACCTGGCCCTAATAACTGTTCTGACCAGACAACAGTCTTTTGACCCtgtttcttttttcctctttccTTCTATCTTCTTCTCTCATTTTTTCCCCCTTTTCACCCACAATAAGTCCACCTCCAGACCAACATGTGCCAAGCAACAGCATGGCTCAATATGCCAATATGTTTCATTCTAGTAGCCAGATGGCACCCCATGCACCACCCAAACTAATAACCTTAAGCTGAACCATTAGAACTTCTGCTAGAAAatcaataaaagaaacaaaagcaaACTTGGTTTCAGGATAAGAATTCATAATCCAATTCATGGTACACAGTTTTCCAAGTAGCATCCTTATAAGAAGGGCTAggaaaacaagaaaagaagaaattttAGTACATACCAATTTCTATGTCTTGTTCAGAAACAAGTGACTTAATATCTTCGATCTGTTGTTCACATTCATTTTCCTCCATGTGAGTTGTAAAATCCTGTAACATAGAAGTGCTTTCTTTCACATCTGTCAGAAGAGGACAAAGGATATGATAAGCAAgggaacaaaaagaggagaaaaaagaagaaaagaccaTAGAATCAAACAGCAAAGATACCACATGCTCCAGTTGGTGAAATATAGCTAGCAAGTTCCTTGATTGAATTAATTTGATCTGATGCAGATTTAAGGGCCTCATCATCTGATAGAGAATCATTTTGGCAGCCAGCAAGAGGTTCAGCAACAGGTAAAGCATTCTCAGAACTTTCATTTAGTGTATCCGCAAAAGCATTTGATTCAGCTTCATAAGTTTCTTGTGTGTCTTTATTAGAGACACAAGCATCAGGATCAAGCCAATCTCCCACAGCCTGATCGAGTTTCTCAGCGATAACTTTACCGGCCTGTCCCACCAAAAAAAATAATTGGCACACAGAAGAAGTCAGTTCGCTTGGAAAATTCTGCACATGCCCCTGAAGGTCGCCTAGAATTTCACAAAAAAACCTTGTATAGTTATAATATCATAAACACCCttataaaacaataaaatttcatgAATTCTCTTCTGGCAATATGTTCAAAATCCAAATAGTAATAATCAAAATCAAGATTCTGATCCTACACCTTACAGAAATAGCCCTTCACTATTTTGATAGAGtagtttgacaaaaaaaaatacaATAGATTATGCAAAGAGTGACATCAGGGATAGGATCATAATTTTTCACTCAACCCATATTAAACCTTAAAATCAAACCTCATATCGACCTTAGTTTAGCTAATTTTTCTTTTACAAAAAGCTCAATGGCGGTCAACTATCCATAACCCAACCCCAAATAGTTTGGACACCAgacttgttgttattgttgtaatgAACAAATAAATGACCCAAAAATCTGTACAAGTTTAAATAGCTTTTTCTCATTTGTTACCGAAAGACTATGCTCAAAACAAATGACTGAAACTAAGACAGATGACACAAACCTGGGTTTTTCTGTTGCTCCAGATATTTATCAAACTTAATAGATTTATCTCAGAAGGTACTGAAAAAATGTACTCAAAAGTCAAAGAAACCACAAAAGTTGAAATAAATGGCACAAACCTGAACTAAACTATTACTCGTGCACATTTTTTCAATCTCCTGATACACATTGCCCCAAGATAGTCGATATGCGACATCCATGCTGAAAGTGAATCTCCAACAAGATAGAGGATcaacaaaatattttttctgccTTCTTTTCGTACGAATTCTTGGGATGAGTTTTTATTTCGATTTGGAAACTTTGCTCTTAGCTGTTCAAACAGAATACCAATTAATTCTGGATATACTTCAGAATAGAAAAGGAATTAATTTAAGATCACAATAAGAACTTCatgcattaaaacaaaaaagaTTAAGAAACTACTTTTGCACATATTTTCTGTTAACCAAAAACAAAACGGTGGCTTAAACATCAACGCTACATGATAGTCACTACATGGTCAACAACGTGAAAGAACAAACCGCACATGAACAACGAAACTTACATTGTGCAAAAAATTAGCTTAAGGGACAAAAAAATAACCTAAAGTTACCTTACACTAATTATAACTAGTTAAAGACCGTGACCTCAAGTGCTCACGACAACACGTACAATTTACAAGGAATTACGTATAAAAACGACGATAACACAACAGCACGTAGAGAAAGACAACCATTGATTGCCAAAAACCCAGTTcttaagatcaatctacataagaTCAATCGATTTTGGAATAACCTTAGTAGAATTAGTAGGGAAGAGACCTTGAGATCTCTAATCCAAGAAAATAGGGCCTTTAGAGGAAGAACATAGAGGAATCAATGCTTCGATCTAAAAGAGAACCAAGAAACGACCGGGAATCCCGCCGTCACAGCCTACCAGAGAGGGTTCAAGAAACAAACCCGGCAGCAATCGACGGATTCCAAGAGAGGATCTTTTTAGAAATCTTGCGTCGGCGGAGGAGATCAATGATTGCGTCCTATGTATAaccgagagagagagcgagatagAGCCAAAACCACCAGGAATTGTGGTGGGAGGGGGCTTCCTCCGCGGGGTATTTATAATCGCTTTTTGGATGGAGACCACAAGCAGATTCCCAAGCAAACTCAAATTTCTATCTTATTTGATTTGTATGTTTATTTACTTATTTTGGAAAAGATCGATATGGGTTTAGGGTTTAAAGAGAAAAGAAACGATTACTCTCAGAACCTACCCCACTTCGTACCCGGTAGGACAGTGCGCGTGCGTGCGCCGCTCATTAGCAGCTTTGATTTCGGACCACAGAAAATGTTGGGTCGGGTCTGAACTGGAACGGAGTCTTGGCCCAACATCGGTTCGCCTTGTTAACTCTTCGTCGATCTATTCTATACTATCAATAAACTGAGTTGATCGATAAAGCCTGTTATGGATACGAATTATTGGGCATTTTTGTCCATTCCGTATATGTAGATTAATTTAATCGTTTGAAACCATTACTAGTGAGCTGGTCAATTAATTTATATGTTTCCATGTATatattcaaaagaaaattttgtatcAGGTTGAGAATACTGAGTACAATATTCTGCAGCGTCTATAGCGGATGATCTCCTCGTTAATGATAGATTTGGAGTTGTTAGAGCCTCTCTGATAACACATTCCAACCTTCACATATTCTACACATCATTTCCTTTAGAATTACAAACTTGGCTTCCCATTATATGTACTTGGCCTCAACTTATCcaccatcatctctctctctctctctctctctctctgcatgggGAACTTCTTGCCTTTGCCTTGCTTGTTTCATGAAGCCAAGATGTCACAGAAGCCCTCGAACAAATCCAAGCG
Coding sequences within:
- the LOC103982285 gene encoding GDSL esterase/lipase At5g45910 isoform X1 → MRLSIFFFFLLLFPCFHLSGSQSYNAIFSFGDSLSDTGNVVVAGLPYGMSFFGRPTGRCSNGRLVIDFIAEALGLPLLPPSTAKGKSFLKGANFAYTAATTLGFRFFHRLGLSSGLWVNASLSTQIRSFEKMMPSLCNSSQECKEYLTKSLFVVGEFGGNDYNTPIFAGRSLKQVYTFVPKVIHAIHSGVERLIGHGATEIVVPGMLPIGCFPMFLTLYSTSNTNDYTDIGCLNKFNDLTSYHNSLLRRRLRGLQRRYSWTRIRYADFFDPTIQFITSPTQYGFSDGGALKACCGAGGRGDYNVNLEAKCAEPGSDVCSDPSMYVSWDGIHLTEAAYRLIANGWLKGPYANPPILQQN
- the LOC135671848 gene encoding uncharacterized protein LOC135671848, translated to MDVAYRLSWGNVYQEIEKMCTSNSLVQAGKVIAEKLDQAVGDWLDPDACVSNKDTQETYEAESNAFADTLNESSENALPVAEPLAGCQNDSLSDDEALKSASDQINSIKELASYISPTGACDVKESTSMLQDFTTHMEENECEQQIEDIKSLVSEQDIEIGVSESSHREDMWNNMHVLDLKSEDFQDVDLHDSWEDDDEDYDLVLASYHEPRKMSCKKKVVALFISKLRMLSHYKKAGTSCRDLNAQKQRARGVRSSSDSDKGSNRDLESEWELL